A DNA window from Impatiens glandulifera chromosome 7, dImpGla2.1, whole genome shotgun sequence contains the following coding sequences:
- the LOC124910609 gene encoding WRKY DNA-binding transcription factor 70-like has protein sequence MTPTTDSPPPESSEFDPQRVIQELVKGREVALKLQSLLGSNLDDPHQLVANILGSFVNTISMLNRKPEDSPPTHHDVKPEESEESIKTSSSSLKARRGCHPRRKSSESWVKMSGSLRDDGYHWRKYGQKSILNSKHPRSYFRCTHKYEQGCQATKQVQQLEKEERSPMFRTTYYGHHTCKTISPTQIDFHEEIDHDHLPTTTTSSSSPFLLSFDQSQSQSQSNSPNSNVIINQQLLLNHHQMLVKVEHRDQSQQDLNYQLPPSSATSFDHDYLSSSPSSNLTTFDEILPELDIDSMVGVIDYFDNEWFTS, from the exons ATGACACCAACAACAGACTCCCCTCCACCGGAATCCTCAGAATTCGATCCCCAAAGGGTCATCCAAGAACTAGTCAAAGGCAGAGAAGTTGCCCTGAAACTCCAATCCCTACTCGGATCCAATCTCGATGATCCACACCAACTTGTAGCCAACATCTTGGGATCCTTTGTCAACACAATCTCAATGCTCAACCGTAAACCGGAGGATTCTCCACCCACCCACCACGATGTCAAGCCAGAGGAATCAGAAGAGAGCATCAagacttcatcttcatctcTCAAAGCTCGTAGAGGCTGCCATCCAAGAAG GAAATCATCAGAATCATGGGTGAAAATGAGTGGTTCATTAAGGGATGATGGATACCATTGGAGAAAATATGGTCAAAAATCTATTCTCAATTCTAAACACCCTAGAAGCTATTTCAGATGCACTCATAAGTATGAACAGGGATGTCAAGCAACAAAACAAGTTCAACAATTGGAGAAAGAAGAACGATCTCCAATGTTTAGAACAACTTACTATGGCCATCACACTTGCAAAACTATTTCTCCCACACAAATTGACTTTCATGAAGAAATTGATCATGATCATCttcccaccaccaccacctcaTCATCCTCCCCTTTTCTTCTAAGCTTTGATCAATCTCAATCTCAATCTCAATCCAATTCACCAAATAGTAATgttataataaaccaacaactACTACTCAATCACCACCAAATGTTAGTCAAGGTTGAGCATCGCGATCAATCTCAACAAGATCTCAATTATCAGCTTCCACCAAGCTCAGCAACCTCATTCGATCATGACTacctttcttcttctccttcctcCAATTTGACCACGTTTGATGAGATCTTGCCCGAGTTGGACATTGATTCCATGGTGGGAGTcattgattattttgataatgaatggtTTACATcatga
- the LOC124910611 gene encoding vacuolar-sorting receptor 1-like isoform X1, translating into MRKKLGFWVFFWVWFLLNGSSCLGKFIVEKNSLRITAPDSLKNTYECAIGNFGIPQYGGSMTGTVIYPLSNQKSCKNFDDFSISFKSKPGSQPIFILVDRGDCFFTLKAWNAQNAGAAAILIADDKSESLITMDTPEEDADDSRSDYFHKITIPSALINQSLGNSIKKVLSSNKEMVTIILDWKEALPHPDDRVEYEFWTSSNDECGPKCLNQINFLKNFKGAAQILEQKGYTQFTPHYITWFCREELLFTDLCKTQCINLGRYCAPDPEQDFTKGYDGKDVVLQNLRQACFFKIANETGKPWLWWDYVTDFSIRCPMNEQKYTTECANEVIKSLSMDVKEIEKCIGNPDADEENSVLMAEQEAQIGKGSRGDVTILPTLVINNRQYRGKLDKSAVLKAICSGFQETTEPALCLNDDIETNECLQNNGGCWQDKAANITACQDTVRGRVCECPIVQGVMFRGDGYTYCIDPCTIDNGGCWIETQEGKTYTACFNISSEGCACPLGFDGDGVHECEDIDECKTKTACTCSGCKCKNTWGSYECSCSNNLLYLRELDICIGKNVKTEMNWNMIWVVVLGWVAIGVGGYTIYKYRIRSYMDSEIRSIMVQYMPLDDQVEEHSLVS; encoded by the exons ATGAGAAAGAAGTTGGGGTTTTGGGTTTTCTTTTGGGTTTGGTTTCTCTTAAATGGGTCGTCATGCTTGGGAAAGTTTATTGTAGAGAAGAACAGTTTAAGGATAACCGCACCAGATTCTTTGAAAAATACGTATGAATGCGCAATTGGGAATTTTGGAATCCCTCAATATGGAGGAAGTATGACGGGTACTGTAATTTACCCCTTATCTAACCAGAAATCATGCAAGAACTTCGACGATTTTAGTATCTCATTCAAATCAAAGCCTGGTAGCCAGCCAATCTTCATTCTCGTCGATCGAGGAG ACTGTTTTTTCACTTTGAAGGCATGGAATGCACAAAACGCTGGAGCAGCAGCTATTCTCATTGCAGACGATAAATCTGAATCGTTAATCACTATGGATACCCCAGAAGAAGATGCTGATGATTCTAGAAGCGATTATTTTCATAAGATAACGATTCCGTCTGCTCTTATCAACCAATCTTTGGGTAATAGCATCAAGAAAGTGTTGTCTTCTAACAAAGAGATGGTTACCATAATTCTTGATTGGAAGGAGGCTCTTCCCCATCCAGACGATCGAGTTGAGTATGAATTCTGGACGAGCAGTAACGACGAATGTGGACCCAAATGTCTGAATCAGATTAACTTTCTTAAGAATTTCAAAGGAGCTGCTCAGATTCTTGAACAGAAGGGATATACTCAGTTTACGCCTCATTACATAACTTGGTTTTGCCGTGAGGAGTTGCTTTTTACCGATCTATGCAAGACTCAGTGTATCAACCTTGGAAGGTATTGCGCACCTGACCCAGAACAGGATTTTACAAAAGGGTATGATGGGAAGGATGTTGTTCTTCAGAATCTAAGACAAGCTTGTTTCTTCAAGATTGCTAATGAAACTGGTAAACCTTGGCTTTGGTGGGACTATGTTACTGATTTTTCTATTCGATGTCCGATGAATGAACAGAAGTACACTACCGAATGCGCGAATGAAGTCATCAAATCGCTTT CTATGGATGTGAAGGAAATAGAGAAATGTATAGGGAATCCTGATGCAGATGAAGAAAACTCGGTTCTTATGGCTGAACAAGAGGCACAGATTGGAAAAGGGTCTCGTGGGGATGTAACAATATTGCCAACACTTGTTATAAACAACAGACAGTATAGAG GTAAACTTGACAAGAGTGCAGTTCTGAAAGCTATCTGCTCTGGCTTTCAAGAAACAACAGAGCCTGCTCTTTGTTTAAACGAcg ATATTGAAACAAATGAATGCTTGCAAAATAACGGTGGATGCTGGCAGGATAAGGCTGCTAACATCACTGCATGTCAG GATACAGTTCGAGGAAGAGTGTGCGAATGCCCTATTGTGCAGGGTGTAATGTTTCGGGGTGATGGATATACTTATTGTATAG ATCCCTGCACAATTGATAATGGGGGATGTTGGATTGAAACTCAGGAAGGCAAGACCTATACTGCTTGTTTT AACATAAGTTCAGAAGGATGCGCATGTCCACTAGGATTCGATGGTGATGGAGTCCACGAATGCGAag ACATTGACGAATGCAAGACGAAGACAGCTTGTACATGTTCAGGGTGTAAATGCAAGAACACTTGGGGTAGTTATGAATGCAGCTGTAGTAATAATCTATTGTACCTGCGAGAACTCGATATATGCATAG GCAAAAATGTTAAGACTGAGATGAACTGGAATATGATTTGGGTTGTTGTTCTTGGATGGGTTGCTATTGGAGTTGGTGGATATACAATATACAAATACAGGATTCGG AGCTACATGGATTCAGAGATTCGGTCAATTATGGTACAGTACATGCCGTTGGATGATCAAGTCGAGGAACACAGTCTTGTTTCTTGA
- the LOC124910611 gene encoding vacuolar-sorting receptor 1-like isoform X2: MRKKLGFWVFFWVWFLLNGSSCLGKFIVEKNSLRITAPDSLKNTYECAIGNFGIPQYGGSMTGTVIYPLSNQKSCKNFDDFSISFKSKPGSQPIFILVDRGDCFFTLKAWNAQNAGAAAILIADDKSESLITMDTPEEDADDSRSDYFHKITIPSALINQSLGNSIKKVLSSNKEMVTIILDWKEALPHPDDRVEYEFWTSSNDECGPKCLNQINFLKNFKGAAQILEQKGYTQFTPHYITWFCREELLFTDLCKTQCINLGRYCAPDPEQDFTKGYDGKDVVLQNLRQACFFKIANETGKPWLWWDYVTDFSIRCPMNEQKYTTECANEVIKSLSMDVKEIEKCIGNPDADEENSVLMAEQEAQIGKGSRGDVTILPTLVINNRQYRGKLDKSAVLKAICSGFQETTEPALCLNDDIETNECLQNNGGCWQDKAANITACQDTVRGRVCECPIVQGVMFRGDGYTYCIDPCTIDNGGCWIETQEGKTYTACFNISSEGCACPLGFDGDGVHECEDIDECKTKTACTCSGCKCKNTWGSYECSCSNNLLYLRELDICIGKESDLFVLFFIFFIFDTSIFVAGKNVKTEMNWNMIWVVVLGWVAIGVGGYTIYKYRIRSYMDSEIRSIMVQYMPLDDQVEEHSLVS; this comes from the exons ATGAGAAAGAAGTTGGGGTTTTGGGTTTTCTTTTGGGTTTGGTTTCTCTTAAATGGGTCGTCATGCTTGGGAAAGTTTATTGTAGAGAAGAACAGTTTAAGGATAACCGCACCAGATTCTTTGAAAAATACGTATGAATGCGCAATTGGGAATTTTGGAATCCCTCAATATGGAGGAAGTATGACGGGTACTGTAATTTACCCCTTATCTAACCAGAAATCATGCAAGAACTTCGACGATTTTAGTATCTCATTCAAATCAAAGCCTGGTAGCCAGCCAATCTTCATTCTCGTCGATCGAGGAG ACTGTTTTTTCACTTTGAAGGCATGGAATGCACAAAACGCTGGAGCAGCAGCTATTCTCATTGCAGACGATAAATCTGAATCGTTAATCACTATGGATACCCCAGAAGAAGATGCTGATGATTCTAGAAGCGATTATTTTCATAAGATAACGATTCCGTCTGCTCTTATCAACCAATCTTTGGGTAATAGCATCAAGAAAGTGTTGTCTTCTAACAAAGAGATGGTTACCATAATTCTTGATTGGAAGGAGGCTCTTCCCCATCCAGACGATCGAGTTGAGTATGAATTCTGGACGAGCAGTAACGACGAATGTGGACCCAAATGTCTGAATCAGATTAACTTTCTTAAGAATTTCAAAGGAGCTGCTCAGATTCTTGAACAGAAGGGATATACTCAGTTTACGCCTCATTACATAACTTGGTTTTGCCGTGAGGAGTTGCTTTTTACCGATCTATGCAAGACTCAGTGTATCAACCTTGGAAGGTATTGCGCACCTGACCCAGAACAGGATTTTACAAAAGGGTATGATGGGAAGGATGTTGTTCTTCAGAATCTAAGACAAGCTTGTTTCTTCAAGATTGCTAATGAAACTGGTAAACCTTGGCTTTGGTGGGACTATGTTACTGATTTTTCTATTCGATGTCCGATGAATGAACAGAAGTACACTACCGAATGCGCGAATGAAGTCATCAAATCGCTTT CTATGGATGTGAAGGAAATAGAGAAATGTATAGGGAATCCTGATGCAGATGAAGAAAACTCGGTTCTTATGGCTGAACAAGAGGCACAGATTGGAAAAGGGTCTCGTGGGGATGTAACAATATTGCCAACACTTGTTATAAACAACAGACAGTATAGAG GTAAACTTGACAAGAGTGCAGTTCTGAAAGCTATCTGCTCTGGCTTTCAAGAAACAACAGAGCCTGCTCTTTGTTTAAACGAcg ATATTGAAACAAATGAATGCTTGCAAAATAACGGTGGATGCTGGCAGGATAAGGCTGCTAACATCACTGCATGTCAG GATACAGTTCGAGGAAGAGTGTGCGAATGCCCTATTGTGCAGGGTGTAATGTTTCGGGGTGATGGATATACTTATTGTATAG ATCCCTGCACAATTGATAATGGGGGATGTTGGATTGAAACTCAGGAAGGCAAGACCTATACTGCTTGTTTT AACATAAGTTCAGAAGGATGCGCATGTCCACTAGGATTCGATGGTGATGGAGTCCACGAATGCGAag ACATTGACGAATGCAAGACGAAGACAGCTTGTACATGTTCAGGGTGTAAATGCAAGAACACTTGGGGTAGTTATGAATGCAGCTGTAGTAATAATCTATTGTACCTGCGAGAACTCGATATATGCATAGGTAAAGAATCAGAcctgtttgttttattttttatttttttcatctttgaTACTTCAATTTTTGTTGCAGGCAAAAATGTTAAGACTGAGATGAACTGGAATATGATTTGGGTTGTTGTTCTTGGATGGGTTGCTATTGGAGTTGGTGGATATACAATATACAAATACAGGATTCGG AGCTACATGGATTCAGAGATTCGGTCAATTATGGTACAGTACATGCCGTTGGATGATCAAGTCGAGGAACACAGTCTTGTTTCTTGA